The sequence AAGAGGCTGGCATGATCGTCGGCCATGGTGAGCCTAAGCTTGTGTAGGTTCACATCATCAAAACACCCCTTGAACAACGCGAAGGGGCCATACAAGTCAACAAGCTGCATCACAAACCtataacaaaaacaaaaaaaatcatgtcATCTTATGTGCCACATCATCAAGATAGTACAACTGCACACAAGTTTAATGACTAACCTGTACTTGCATGCGTGGTCGTGATAGAGAGTACCGAGGCCGAAGAGGCCACAACAAATGATGGAGAGCAGATGTAGGAGCTCAAGGAAGAGGCGGTACCTGAGAACCATAAAGAGTTGGAAGGAGGCGATGCTCCTCAGGAACGACATCTTATGGGTGTGCACAGGGCGACCATCAGGGCCCATACGAGGGTTCTCTGTGAAGTACCGGAATCCCGCCTCATGCAACACATTGTATGACACCGGGTGACGCAATGATGAGGTCACGTGGTACACCGCCGGTGGCCGTGGCTTGGGATGGGCCATTATCTTCTCAAACGAGGACGAGGCGTGCATCACAATGGCAGCTATGATCGCGTTCACCACCATGTCACCGGGAATCTGCAGCAACATATACCCAACCAATCGAATGCGTTCGCCACTGCCGTTCAAATGCATCTTGCTACAGGTTCTCCTAGACTCGTAGCATAAAAAATGCATACGAAAATATCATTAGTGCACTGTACAACTTTGCTTACCACATCCATGGTAAGGTCGAGGTCGGCCAAGAAGTATGTCAAGTTCTGCTTGGCATAGCCGATCACTATCGTGTCGATCGTCCTGCAATTTACATTTTTCTGCTGAACAAATATCGCAATATATTTTGCAATTGCAACAAATTTAAAAGACGGCGTTTTAAATTTGAAGCTAGAGACAGTGAAAGAAACTCATAAGAACCTGGTGCCCTCTATCCATCCGGGCAGTGGGTCATTCTGGACGCTAGTGATGATGCTAGGACGAACGATGACAATGGGGACATCACCCTGCATCTGACCCAACACCATCTCCCCCATCGATTTGGTGAAAACGTATGTGTTGGGCCACCCAAAGTGTCGGGCCCTGGCGAGGCCGAGATCTTTCATGGCCTTCCTTTTGGCCTTTGACGACGAGTCATCGTCGGCCTGAAGTTGTTTTTTCAGGTCGCTGGCCAGCCTGAACTCAGTGTTGATGTCAAGGTGGGTCCCCTCAAGGAGTGTCTCGCCTTCATCGAACGGCCTCTCCTCCACCAGCCCTTGCTTCTCACCCGCCACGTATGCTGCATTTATTAGTAACCTAATTTGTGAATCCAGTCTCGGACTAGTTTAATTTGTATCCATGAACTTGCATAACCAATGGTAATTTGTACAGTTGATGCACATACCTGTGGAGACATGGAGGAGCACCTTGAGGTTGGGACACTTCTTGGCGAAGTTGCACATATGCTTCACTCCCATCACGTTCACGTCCAGAGCCACATCATACCtgcacgcgcgcacacacgcacTTATATTACTTAGTTCTTTGGAGACCATTCACGACTCTTGTGATCAAGGGGGAACCACACGACACGAGGATGGGCTCCCGCGTCGGGTGAGCGCCCCCGGCGGCAGCGCCTCGATCTCCCTTCTCCGGCTTGCTCTGCAGCTGCCCAGGCCAGATCCGGAGTCCCCTGCCGGCCCTCTCTCTTCgtgctcggctcggctcggctcggcgtCCAGAGTTGGGACGGAATGGCCTCTCACGTCCGCGTAAGTGCCGGCTGGCCGCTCGCCGCCATCGCCCGGATCTCCGGGCTCCGGCCTCCGTCCTCCGTTGTGGCCGCTCTGACCGGATCCGGGTACCCCGCGGCGCCCTCTTCCACGCCAGCCTCGACGCCGCCTCGTCTCCCGGTTCCTCTTCGCCGTCTTTGTCTCCCGAGGCGGGTCACGGGCTTTTTATGCCGTTTTTGGATTGCTTGTATAGTATCCTTTTTGCCCGGTTTTTCATAAATTTACTAGTCTAGGCAATTATCTTCTTAATTAATTGATGAGGCCACACTTGTGTCTTCGTTTAGGAAAAAAGAACTCTTGTGGTCAAACTTTGATCGATGATGCTGCACCTGGACACGTTCTCTCCGTCCGGTTTTTCTCGGGCAAAACATTCAATTGACGACAACGTACCTTTCGTAGAAGTTGGTTGTGGCAGCACCATTAACGATGACCTCGAGCTCCTCGGTCAATCGGAGCTCCTTCAGAGTCTCAGGGTCGATGCCGAAGTCCTCGCCCATCACGTCTCCCGCCAACGGGACAATCTTCTCTTGGATGAAAGATTTAAACCCGTCGCCGTGCTTCTCCCTCAGAAGCCCGAACAACTCCTTCCCTACTACCTGCGCATGATCATTTCTACGTATCAGCTTAATTTCACGGGGTTTGACTGTTCTGCGAGTGCATGTTTAACTAGTCGGGAAGAAAATAATCAAAAGAGGTTCAGGAGTAGAGGGCTAGATCATGCAGAACCATAATGGACAACGCTACCTCATTCTCCACCCGATGCTTCGCCGCCGCAGCATCCACCGCTCGCACGGGAAGATAGATCTTCTTCACATCAGGCTGAACTCTTAGTATCTTCTCCACCAGTACTGCGTATATGAACCGAGACAAGAACAAATTAACACATGAGCACAATGCAACGGTAGTCCAGCATGATTTGGTCTTGAATGAGTAAACGACACCCGCGACACATAAATTTTACGTGAAAGAGGAGTTTACTCTTCTAGAATTTGCAACAAATAGTGTATGCATGCTTACTCTTTCCAAGAAAGCCTGTTGATCCAGTGACGAGGATGCTCTTGTTCTTGAAGTATTCGGTGATCTTTTGTTCATTCAGTGTGCTAACCATCTCGCCTTTTTTTCCCCTTTCctgtgtgcgtgcgtgtgtctTAGTTGGAGGAAGTGGCAGAGACCTGCAGAGAGAAGGATGTAAGGAAGAAACGATTGGTGCAAGGTTTGAGTGACTCAAGAGGCTCCTTTACACAGTATTTATACACGGGCCATCAAAGGTGTTGTATGTAGGTAGGAGAGGGGAGGGGAGTCTTAATTTGAGACGCTTGAGCGCACGAATTAACCATGACAACATATTATGTGCTGCCCAACCAAAACCAGGACCTGCAGCATTAAAAACCCAGCAGTAGGAGTACTCTATCTAGGTTTACAAACAAAGTTATTATTGCGGTTGGAGTACATTTCTAGCCATCAAAGTAGACAACCAGCCGTGGTACTATATAGTTGCCATACTTAAGAATGAGTTGTCTAGAGTCAGTAGGTCCTCCAACACTTACTAAGAGCAACTCGaatggggcgacccaaacggacggcgatttcgtccgctttttatccgtttgggtcggccgcccgtccggcgtccgccctgttttagatatgggtcggcagcgcgcccaacgcgtcgatccatatgtgccggcgtggccggctccccccccccccctattttGCATGAATTTGCATAGTTTGAATCAAATAACATAGTTTGAACCGAATAAAATAGCATAGTTATTACAAgccgaataaaaataaaaatgtcccACATAGTTCTCACATACTTTTGCAAAttaataaaagaagatacatctattggttaccaacatgagcccacatatgctcaatcaaatcattttgcagttgcacgtgagtatcccaatcacgcatgtcttgaTGAAATTGGATGAACTGTTCAAACGTTGTCGCTCCTTCatactcaggcacaacattctcaccctgaaactgaaacacttgatcgtacagacgttccgggcgctcatcttctacgatcatattatgcatgatcacacaagcagtcatcacttcccatagtttctgcgtgctccagaTATTAGCAGGATACTGAaagatgccccatcgagattgcaaaacaccaaaggcacgctcgacatccttcctagcactctcttgctcttgggaaaatcttttcctcttctctccgacatgGTTGgatattgtcttgacaatagtggtccactgaggatagataccgtcacccaggtagtatcatttgtcgtagttgtggccgttgacagtaaagttcactggtgagttgttgccttcggcaagcctagcaaacatcggcgagcgctgaagcacgctgatatcattgtgtgatccggccatgccaaagaaagagtgccagatccagagatcttgagacgccacggcctctagtatgacagtgcaagccctgacatggcccttatactgctcttgccaagcagaaggacagttcttccactcccaatgcatgcagtctatgctaccaagcatccctgggaagcccatgctagcattcatcgccaacaaacagGTTGTATCTTTagcagtcggctctctcaagtactcagggccaaacacaacaataatagccttgcagaacttatacagggactctaggcaagtagactcgctcatacggacgtactcgtcaataagatcaccgggcactccgtatgcaatcATTCGGTTGGCGGCAATGCATTTATGATAGGAGGAAAAACCAATCTTgccaacggcatcctctttgcacttgaAATAGTCATCATAaccgaccaccccctctctaatacggttgaaaataTGCCTACTCATACAGAAACGGCGGTGGAATTTTTGATGTTTGAACAACAAATTTGTTGTATCAAAATAGTCtttccaaagaaggaaatgtccGCTCTCTCGATTGCGATTCAACGTCGGAAGGTGGCCCAGAATGGAGCCACGAAACAATAGTCGttggctgttgaggtggtgatggaccaacacggcagccaatatctcctcctcatcatcggacgatgaatcgtcggagtcgcaaaggaaattgtgaaaaaagaactcgtcggcagagtccattttgtaccttggtaAACTGTCGAATAACTTGCAGGCGTCGACAAAGGAGACGGCCGGCGAAGGGAGTCGTTGCGCGCACGGACCAGCTAGTtgccctgccggcgtccgacgagtgGGCTGGCATCCGACGAGCGTGCCAGTGAGGATCTAGCCGTGTGGTGAGGTGACTTCTTGGTCGGGGGCGGCTAGGGGCGCGGGGGTGGGAGCAGTCGGCTCCCCGGGGACAAGCCGGCGGTGGCGGGCGACGTGGGAGTGGGCGGCGTTGCTAGGCGGATGTGGAGGGGCCGACAGCTGGCAGAGTCGCCGACAAAAATGGTCGGCGGCGTCGGCAACGAAAGAAGCGGGAGAGGATTGCTATTGGATGGGGGAGGCCAGTGTGCCACCGGCCAGCGGGCCCGGGGGAGGAGAAGGCGAGCGTGCGTGCGTCCGTCGCGTGTCTGCGCTGATGCAAATCTGGCTTAAAAATGGaccgggaatgggtcgcccgcggacaaAAAACGgatgcgcgtccgtttgggtcggcgcgttgggccgccttttgtgtccgcgccgacccaaacggacagcgGCGGATGAAATGTGTctccccgttggagttgctctaagagcaACTCTTGCAGAGTCGTTATATCGGTTTGATCGTCATAATAACCGTTATTATGGTGATTTTAGTTGAAAATGCCACTCTATAGAGTTGGCATCCCATTCTCGATCGTCCTAATTTATGGAGAGGGCTCCAAATCAAGCTTGTGTGCCTCCATATTTGGCGTATGTAGGTGATATTTGAAGCACATTCCATCGAGAAAATGGTGTGCCATGAAAGAAATTCCCCTTCCCGTTGCCCTTCTCCCATCCCCGCTGATGTCTCCCTTCCTCGCCCAACTTTGTTCGCTTCCGTTCATCCCCCAGTCCCCGCCGACGACGCTATGAAGTCTGTCTCGACCCCCGCGCCTGAATCTATCTGATTGCAGCCGAATCCGGCGACTTCAACGGTCATTGCACCTCCCATGGCTCATGTGCCTCTGACACCTCCGGCGACTGACCTCCACCATGTCAGCGAAGAGTCTGACACAGAGGTGCATGTGCTTTCGCTGGAGGTCACGGCCCTCAGTGAAGGGCCCAAAGAAGAAGACTGGCAAGGGCCCTGCCGCTACCTTCCCTCCTACTTTCCTCCCAGTGGCGGGCGAAACAAGGGTGGCTTCCACTCATATGACAGATCAACAACAACGATGGAGTAAAAAATGGCATCATATACTCtgtatttggtttttattcaattGAATGTGAGGTTGTCATGGAAATTTTTTGACCAAATGTGCAACATTTGTGATTTAGTGAGGATTTTTCAGAATTTGGGTGAGGGGATcgaccctgatacgtccattttgcatcactatTTTTACTATATGACCTATTTCAGTGATATATTTCACATTATGATGCAATTCAAATGTCTTTTCTCTGTTAAAATGCAAGATAAACAAAGAGGGGGGATTGCTGTACTTTGGAAATTTGGATAAACAATACAACACAAGAAAAGGCTATTTTCCGGAGCTCCAAAAACATCAGAAATTTTACTGAATTATTTGAAGAAAATATAAAGCCAGGTGCTAGAATATGGGCCAGAGGCGACCCACCAGGGTGCCACCTGGACGTGTGAGACCCTGATGGCCCCCCTCCCGACGCCCTTTGGCCATAAAATCTCATATACACCTAGAAAATATCACAAAGATTCCTCGGGACTTTTCGCTTGGAAGCACTTTTGCTCTCTGGCAGCagagccatcgtcatcaccaacactctgTTCAACATCgagatcatcatcttcatcaacatcttcaccagcatcatctcatcTTCAAACCCTAATTCATCCCTTTAGTTCAATATTTGcatcaaacctcagattggtaactAAGAGTACTTGTATGtgctgattacatcttgtagttgattcaTAGGAGATTTATCAGCGAGAGATTGTTGTGTTTAGATTGCTCATTATATATTTATACCCGTTGATCATGATCCATATGATGTACTGTGAGTAGATCCATTAGttcttgaggacatgagagaagtcttgttgctagtaatcatgtgaagttacTACCGtttaatattttgatgatatgttgtgatgttcttcctctagtgttgttatgtgaacgtcgaccacatgacacttcaccatctttggaccTAGGGAAGACACTATGGGATTTATTTTTAGATGATGGTTACGAGAGTGAGAGAAATTCAAACCCCAGTTTATGAATTATTCCGTGAGGGGCTGTTTTGGATCCTATTGTTTAATGATATGGCCAGATTTATTTTAGTTACTTCTCTtatatttgtggatgcttgcatgGAGGGTGCAATCATAAGCAAGTGTTTGTTCAGTAAGGACAATACTTTAACTCCGGTCCACCCACACAACACGTATTGAATTATGAACAGTAACTTAATGAATCATGGGGAAAGTAACTTGATGAGATtgccatgtgtcctcaggagcattTTAGTTATTATAAGAAACACCATCAGCTTGTCCTTAGCGTACATAAGGATTGGGCCACTTGCTGCACTCTACTACTTTTGTTACTATTTATATTgtcacaaattatcttgctatcaaactatatttacaacatttacaatggcaacttgctgaaaactacttgtcaattccttctgctcctcgttgggtttgacactcttacttatcgaaaaggctatgatagatcccctatacttgtggttcatcagacCCTCAACAACGAAACATTTCTTATTACATCGGCGATTGATATGTTCaattgcatcatgttttcctactgttatttattatgctttgggtcattatttcactttatgatgcaattctaatgtcttttatctcttaatttgcaagatttacatgaagagggagattgccggcagttggaattctgaaCCTAAAAAGGCTACAACAAAGATATATATTCTTCATAGCTCCAAATGAAGCAAAaaattatggagaattattttggaattaataaaaaatactagaagaagaataaccAGCAGAGGCCCCACCAGTGAGCCACAAGCTTaggtggcgcgcccccttggggcgcgccagccAAGCTCGTGGGCCCACCACCAGGCCTCTGTGGCCCTCCTTCTCCTATatgatactcccttcgttccaaaatataatGCGTCCTCAGATtctgtgcttcaactttgaccataaatgtAACCAACGAGACCGGCTGCGGCAGGAGCAAAagttataccaatgaattcgtattcaaaagaagttttcaattatgtaatttttttctcccgccgtagtcggtctcgttggttaaatttatggtcaaagttgaacctcggaaagcgcgggcgcactatattttggaacggagggagtaccatttacCCTAAAAAATATCAAGAGAAGacatttgggacgaagcgccgccttcTCGAGACGGAATCTCGGTAGGAGCACTTTTACTCTTCGGCAGAGCGATTCCGtgagggatacttccctccggaagagggaaatcgaagccatcgacatcaccaaagatcctctcatcatgagaggaccaatcttcatcaatatcttcactagcatcatctcatctcataccctagttcatctcttgtattcaatgtttgtcccaaaacctcagatttgtacctgtgggttgctagtagtgttgattacgtcgtgtagttgatgctaattgtttatttgatggaagattatTTCAGATCCTTACACATTCAATATACCTCTGATCTtgaatatgaatatgatttgtgaatagttacttttgttcttgaggacgtGAGAGAATTCTTGTTATAAATAATCAtgaagttggtattcgttcaatattttgatgatatgtgtgTTGTTCtttctttagtggtgtcatgtgaatgtcgactacatgacacttcaccatgcttgggcctaagggaaggcattgaggagtaataagtagatgacgggttaCGAGAGCGACGGAAATTTAAACCCTAGTTTTTGTGTTATTCCGTAAGGGGATGATTTAGATACATATGTTTTGTGCTATGGTTAGATTATCTTAATTTTTattcgtagttgcggatgtttgcgagagggggtaatcataagacgGATGCTTGTTAAAGTAAGGACAACACCCTAGCGCAgattcacccacatatcaaattattaaaatAGTGAACGCGAATCAACTAATcatgatgaacgtgactagatTTTGGGACCTGACAGTTCAAAGCAGAATAGTTCGCTCTTGTTAAAATTGATTTTCAAACCTGACAATTGTTCAAAAAGACAAAGAATCAACTTCATATTTCTAGccttagaggagtccttgtctatAATACTGCGGGCGTAAGAAAAAAGGGCAGCCCAGTGCACGTAGCTCCCACTTGCGCACGAACCGGGAAAAGGTCCGACCACTTTGAATTTATTGTACACAACATTTCCTTCATTTTTGCAAGTGGTTGTTTTCAGGACTCCTTGTGTGTACTTCCAAATTCAATATACCTCTTATACGAATCCATCATATCACTTTATAACTTTTTGtatactttattaattattctaagATACACAACACGAGTAGTATAGTAAAGAAGTATATATGCAAAGTATGTAAAGTCAATGGACTTGGATAATTTTTTTATCAAGTAGTAATTAAGTATGCTTTAAATTAGGTATAATACATGCTTGTAAATGTTATATGAGTGGGAGACTGGGAGTACATAAAGTACATAACCATTTTGCCTGTGCCTGGAGATTAAGTACTCCCACATTTCGTTACTATATAGAATTTGGTGGACGATTTTGTGGCACCAAGGTGCGAGGCATGCAGATTTGTGGCCGCCCGATTGCCATGTGATTGGAAACTAGTTTGCTTTTCACATCTGCTTTAGCTCTTATTTAGATGAGATCCATGTGCGGGGCTTTTGGTAGCTCCATCCATCCTACCTCCCATACTTTTTCTTTGAACTttcatatttgaatcttctatatATTTTGAACGGAAAGTCAAATTTAAATTCCTTTTTTAGATTCTTGTTGCTTGTGACAAGGGCTTTGAAATAAGACCAGCTTCGAACCGTTTTGACACGTTTTGAAATTTCGATAAGTTTCAACTATCAGAACTTAATAAAATGAGTGACAACATTACCAAGTTTCAGGAACTAAAACTAAAAAGCGTTCAACTTTCTGAAACTTATTAATTGTGTCACTCTCTCCTGTTAAGTTCCGACAGTTGAAACTTAGCGAATTTTAAAAAGGTGTCAAAATCTATTAAAGTTGGTCTTGATTCGAAGCCCTCAACACAAACTACACATATCTGAAAATGAAACTTAAATTAGACTTTTCACCGAAAAGATATAGAAAATTAGATGAGGTGAATGGTGTATACAACTCCTGCAAAAGCTGCGAAAAGCATGTATGGATGGACCCGCCCCACATTAATCAAATGCCTAAAGCTAAACAAGTTTGCGTATAATAAAGCAATCAAACCACCGGACAGCTGAGCAGGTCGTGTCCCTACTATTTTCTTATACAATTTCCCTTCCCTTGCACATACTTTTTCGAGAGTACGCAAATTGTATACCATAGCTTTATAGAAAAAGAGAATTATAAGTACAAAACGACTACCACTCGCTGCGAACAACGAGCATAGTACAAACTCCGCACCCAGGCTAGTCCAAAGACAGCCACCAACGACAACACAACTACAAAGCAAAAGAGCCTGCCCAAAACCGAAAACCTCGCCGCCTCTCGACCAACGTCGGTCACCTCCAAAGAATAGCAACACCCCGAAGCTTCCCTTGTCAGCGCACCATCCCCCTTTATGCCTAAAGGAGGTGGCAAGAGAATGGCAGGACTTGATCCAACTCAAGGAAGCCATCGTCTTGGATTCACCAGAGATGGTCGTACATTGCGCCACAGTAGCTCGATCATGGGCAACGACACTCACCGGAGGAGCGCAACATAGGACCCCGTATCCAGACATGATGCTCCCAACAGTGGTACAGTGTCGAAGACATCGCCATTGTGCCGATCCTACTACAAATCAAGGCTTTTGCCCGGagacaactaccacaccaagcgAGCGAGGAAAATGGTGACACACTTGACGACGCCTCCAACGAGAGGAATGACACCCACGGGCGCCATCGCCGCCGGTCCGGCAAGAACCGGACATGATTTTCATCTGTATTGCCGCACCTCTCCACACCTCCAAGGTTTGGCCAGCACCATCCATGAAGCCTCACACTGCTGCCACCGCAGCACCTTGCCGTCGAAGCTGCGCAGCCAAGGTCCACCAACACCGCGCACTGCAGAGGGAACGCAACCCAGAAACCTCCATCAACCAGGAGCAGCAGCCTCCCACCATCTCACGCACGAACCAAGGCCACCACGATAGCCACCTCCACTCCAAGGGCCAGCCACGCGACAGATCTCGCCTTACAAGTACAGATCAAATCAACCGGATTCAGATCTGACCAACTCCACATGTGCTCCAGCCCTCACCTCCCCTGCACCAGCACCGCCGGGAGCAACGCCGCAGGCAACGATGCGTAGGTGGCCGGCCCCCGCTGCCCGCCAGGAGCTCCTTCTTGGCTAGCTAGGCCTCCACAGCGGCACCACCTCTGGGCCATGAACAGGCACCGCCGCCTCTAGCGAGCTTCAATGCCCACACCAACTCTGCCTCCACTTCTGCCTACCTTGCTGGATCTCCACAAACCACGCCGCGCGCCGGCGAATGCCACCGCAACCACGCCCCGCCGACCACATCCCCACCCACGAGATCCGATGACGCCCCGCTCCGCGCGAAGCGGGCCTGTCGGGGAGCGCCGCTGGCACCTGCCGCCTTCGACGGCCGGGCGCGGCcgctgtcgtggtactaagactgacagtaagaataggggtacgtaggaggaggcaaggtcctagctatagTGAGGTTGTACACAAgtgtttacaagttcaggcccctcttggaggaggtaaaagccctacgtctcggtgcccggaggcggtcggctggatttcagtatatgcgtgtgtgttacaaggggtgcgaacccttgtcccagaggagggggtggcttatatagagtgcgtcaggacccCAGCCCCCCTCTATTACAGAGGtttcaatgtacataaaggaggggcgttactgataacgccagctatAAGTGTCATTAATGTCCAtgaagactacagagtgaatgtcCGACCATTGCAGTTCCgtgtgac comes from Triticum aestivum cultivar Chinese Spring chromosome 5B, IWGSC CS RefSeq v2.1, whole genome shotgun sequence and encodes:
- the LOC123116284 gene encoding alcohol-forming fatty acyl-CoA reductase isoform X1; this encodes MVSTLNEQKITEYFKNKSILVTGSTGFLGKILVEKILRVQPDVKKIYLPVRAVDAAAAKHRVENEVVGKELFGLLREKHGDGFKSFIQEKIVPLAGDVMGEDFGIDPETLKELRLTEELEVIVNGAATTNFYERYDVALDVNVMGVKHMCNFAKKCPNLKVLLHVSTAYVAGEKQGLVEERPFDEGETLLEGTHLDINTEFRLASDLKKQLQADDDSSSKAKRKAMKDLGLARARHFGWPNTYVFTKSMGEMVLGQMQGDVPIVIVRPSIITSVQNDPLPGWIEGTRTIDTIVIGYAKQNLTYFLADLDLTMDVIPGDMVVNAIIAAIVMHASSSFEKIMAHPKPRPPAVYHVTSSLRHPVSYNVLHEAGFRYFTENPRMGPDGRPVHTHKMSFLRSIASFQLFMVLRYRLFLELLHLLSIICCGLFGLGTLYHDHACKYRFVMQLVDLYGPFALFKGCFDDVNLHKLRLTMADDHASLFNFDPKTIDWDDYFYRVHIPGVIKYLVK
- the LOC123116284 gene encoding alcohol-forming fatty acyl-CoA reductase isoform X2; the encoded protein is MVSTLNEQKITEYFKNKSILVTGSTGFLGKILVEKILRVQPDVKKIYLPVRAVDAAAAKHRVENEVVGKELFGLLREKHGDGFKSFIQEKIVPLAGDVMGEDFGIDPETLKELRLTEELEVIVNGAATTNFYERYDVALDVNVMGVKHMCNFAKKCPNLKVLLHVSTAYVAGEKQGLVEERPFDEGETLLEGTHLDINTEFRLASDLKKQLQADDDSSSKAKRKAMKDLGLARARHFGWPNTYVFTKSMGEMVLGQMQGDVPIVIVRPSIITSVQNDPLPGWIEGTRTIDTIVIGYAKQNLTYFLADLDLTMDVIPGDMVVNAIIAAIVMHASSSFEKIMAHPKPRPPAVYHVTSSLRHPVSYNVLHEAGFRYFTENPRMGPDGRPVHTHKMSFLRSIASFQLFMVLRFVMQLVDLYGPFALFKGCFDDVNLHKLRLTMADDHASLFNFDPKTIDWDDYFYRVHIPGVIKYLVK